The Rhodoflexus caldus genome contains the following window.
GAACATGCCCGCAATAAAATGCTGAAAGGCAAACAGCGAAGGAAAACCTTGTAATTCAATGAGTTGTGGTATCAATTCGCCGTTTTCGTCTTTGCCAATCGCAAAATCAATGGCGGCAAAAACGGGCATATCGGTATCGTTGGGTACGACCAAGTGCGGCGGAATGGCACGGTGCATTTCGCGGCGGTAATGCTCGCTGTTCACCTGCTGCCAAATGGCGTATCCGGCCTCTTCCAACCTTGCTTTGAGCGCAGGCGGAATAAAAATGGGCGTTTCACAGATTTTAAAAGCTACCTCAAAGCCAAACTGCGCGTTGATATCGGCAAGCATGGCATTGTAGCGGGCTTCGGTAAAGTTTTGGTTGAATGTTTGGCGATATTTGGAAAACATGATGGGGTCAGGTTACTCGTTATTTATTTCGTTGATGATTTGCTCAATATCTTTTGCAAACGCAGGTGACGGTTGCCAAAAATGTCTTTTCGTCTGCGATGAAGGATTGAAAGGTATAGCCGTTGATGAATCTTTGTGCCCCTGCGATTGCGTCTCGGATATGCAGCAGCCTTATGTAATCGTCGGGCTTTTCTTTTTTCATAAATCAATATTTTATCCCGATTGACAAATTCCCTGACATATGGCGAAAGTGCGTTTACGCTCACAAAATCTACTTTTTTGCCCGTCATTTTTTCAAGCTCGTCCCACATACTGAAAAACTCCAGTCCGGTGCGTATTTGTGAATAATCTAATCTGACCAATAAGTCAATATCAGAGTTTTCATCTGCCTCGCCGCGGGCATATGAACCAAACAGATAAACCTCTTTTACAGGCTTATCCTTAAAGTAGCTCCTAAAAGCGGGTATAAAGAATGGCTCATTGGCGAATGTCACGAACCAAATTTAAGAATTGCACATAAAAAACCCGACAGGTTTCAGAATCCTGTCGGGTTTTATTTTATCACGTTGATTAACTACGCCGCCTGTTTGGTCAGCACGCCGCTCAGCACTTCGGTGAGCTTATTGCACAGGGCGTTGAGTTCCTCCTCTGTCCAAGTGATGCGCACCACCATAGAAATCAGGCGCTGCATAATCGCGTCGGTTGCAGGGAACTGCACCGTAGCATAGTCTTGCGGGCATTCCATGGTTTGTGCAGGGATGGTGAACAGGGTCTTCATACCGCGCAGGTGCTCCCAGTTGCGGATATAGTGGAAATGGTTGTCGTACCAATATTGAATACCTCCGATACCGTTTTCGGCAAAAGCCTTCACCACGCGGCGGGCAGTTTCCTCATCGGGCAGGAAAAACGAGAGGAACGTTGCCGAATCTCCCTCAGGGTCAGGCAGATAGCGGAAGGTAATTTCAGGGAATTGCGCCAGCGTTTCTTTCAGGCGCTTTTTGTGCTTGCGCTGTTGAGCAAGGATGTAATCAATTTTGCGAAGTTGTGCGAGTGCAACCGCTGCGTGCAGTTCGCTGGTGCGGAAGTTGGTACCCAGCACAGGGTGGCCTTCCATGCCGCGGTTATTGCCGATGTGGTCGTGGCCGTGGTCGCTGAACATGTCGGCATTCAGGTACATCTGCTTGTCGTTCGTAACTATTGCGCCGCCTTCGCCTGCGGTGATGATTTTAAAGAAGTCAAAGGAATATGCGCCCACTTTACCGAAAGTACCCAGCATTTTTCCTTTGAAAGAAGCTCCTAATGCCTGTGCCGTATCTTCAATCAGGATGAGGTTGTGCTCGTTGCAAATCTGAACGATTTCGTCAATTTGTGCCATTGCACCGCACATGTGCACCAATACAACGGCTTTGGTTTTAGGCGTAATGGCCGCACGGATAGCCGCAGGGCTAAGGCACAGCGTTTCGTCAATATCTACAAACTTGGGTATTGCACCGCCCAGCAATACGCCCTCAATGGTTGCAATGTAGGTAAAGGGCGGCACCAGCACTTCATCGCCCATGCCAAGGCCGCAGGCAGCCATACAAAGCGCTACGGCGGTTGTACCGCTGGAACACATCAGTGCGTGCTCTGCGCCCGTAAATTTTGCCAGTTCCTGTTCAAAAGTTTTGGCTTTCCAGTGGCCTTTGCGTTGTTCGTCGTGGTTATAGCGGAACAGAATACCTGTCTCCAATACGTCGTTAATCTCTTTGCGCTCTTCTGCGCCAATCAGTTCTGAGCCCGGCATGGTTTCAATGGGATTAAATACACAATTTTTGCCTGCAAAATTACAGTTTTGCGTGCAGAACTACGCTATTTTCTGCCCGTTTGCGGCGGGTGCATCGGGGCGTAACAGAATCACATCGCCGCTGCCGTCCACCACACCCAGCACAAGGCATTCCGACATAAAATCCGCTACCTGTTTGGGCGGAAAATTCACCACGGCAACTACCTGCCTGCCTATGAGTTCCTCTTTCGTGTAGCGTTTGGTAATTTGTGCCGAACTTTTGCGAATACCCAATTCGCCAAAGTCTATTTGCAGCTTGTAGGCAGGTTTTCGCGCCTTCGGAAAATCATCAGCCGCTATGATGGTGCCTACGCGCAGGTCAATTTTTTCAAAGTCTTCCCAAGTAATCATCGGATATTTTTTTGATTGCAGATGAACCGCAAACCATTTTTAGCCTAATTTCGGCTCGTTTTTTCAAAGGTAATGGAAGTTAAAATCATCAATCGTTCAGGGCATCCGCTGCCGCACTACCAAACCGAACTTTCGGCGGGAATGGATATTTGCGCACATTTGGAGCAGCCCGTTGTGCTGGCTCCGTTGCAACGCGCACTGATTCCCACAGGTTTATTCATGGAACTGCCCGCAGGCTTTGAGGCACAAATCCGCCCGCGCAGCGGTTTGGCATTGAAACACGGCATCAGTATTGTCAATTCGCCCGGCACTATTGACGCCGACTATCGCGGCGAAATCAAGGTCTTGCTCATCAATTTGGGGCAGGAAGATTTTGTAGTTGAAAACGGTGCGCGCATCGCCCAAATGGTCATTTCACGCCATGAACGCATCATTTGGCAGCCCGTTGAAAGCCTTTCAGATACCGAACGCGGCGCGGGTGGCTACGGAAGCACAGGGGTTTGATAAAAGGTATTGAAACATCGGCCGGATGTTTAGCATCAAACCGATGTTTCCGATACGCTCATTTTGTCATCTAACCATTTGACTATCAGCGCCAATACCTGTTCTTTTTCTGTTTCGTTGTGCAGTTCGTGGCGCATGTTTTCCCAATAATGAGCCGTTAGCAGCTCAGGTTGCATGCGCTGCGCAAACTCGCGAGTTGCATCGGCACTGGTAATTTTATCGTCTAATCCATGCATCAGCAGCACAGGCAGCGTTATTTTATCGGCCTGACGGATAGCCAGCAGCCCCGCCTTGCTGACAACGGTAAACATACCTGCCGATATTTTACGCAGAATCATCGGGTCAGCCCCGTAAGCCTGTTGCACGGTGGTGTCCTTGCTCAGGTGCTCCAATTTCAGGTTGGCAGGGTTCATCAGTTGCGGGAAAATGAGGTAGGCAACTTTGGCAAGTATTTTCAGCGGCAGAGGCGGCTCTTGCGTCAGTCGCAGCCACGGGCTTGTTATCACTGCCCCTTTGAGGTAGTTGGGTTGGTGGCGAATCAGGTAGTTAGCTGCCAGATTGCCACCCATGCTGTGGCCATACAGAAACAGCGGCAAGCCTTCAAATTTTTCGGCAGCCAGCGCCATCATTTCGCGGATATTTTCCAACAAGTCTTCATAAGTTGGCGTATGTCCGCGCCGCCCGCCCGATTGACCATGTCCGCGGAGGTCAAAGCCCATCAGGCCGTACCCCTGTGCATTGAGATATGCGGCTACGTGTACGTAGCGCCCTATGTGCTCGGCAAAGCCATGCACCAAGCAAACGAGGGCTTTGGGCTGCTCAGGCAACCAGCAGCGCCCTTTCAGCATGACTTGGTCTTGCGTTTGCCATTCAAAAGAAAAATCGTGTGCCGTCATACAGCAAACCGTTAAGCCTCGCCCATAGTGCCCCCGAAGTTCATCGGGAAGCGAATAGGCTCTTCTGCCAATTTAATTTTGCCGAAAGTTTCTTCGTATTTGTCAATATTGTCTTTCAATGCCATTAATAATCTTTTGGCATGTTCGGGAGTGGTAATTACGCGCGAGCGCACTTTGGCTTTAGGCATCGCGGGCAACATGCTGATAAAATCAATGACAAATTCGGTGTGAGAATGTGCAATCATTGCTAAGTTGGTGTACACGCCGTCAGCAATTTCTTCGGGCAACTCTATGTTCAGCGGCTGGTCGCCTTCCAGTTCTTCGTGTTGCATGGTTACATGAATATTAACTTACGTTTTGCAAAATAATCGTTTTTTACATTGTTTGAAAAAATGATGCACAAATGCACAAAAAACCCGAGAAGCCTTTGAAGGCCTCGCGGGTTTTTTGCTGAATTTATAATGATGTGTATTTGTTTATCCCAAATAAGTTTTCAGTGCTTTGCTGCGTGAGGTATGGCGTAAGCGACGGATGGCCTTTTCTTTAATTTGGCGGACGCGCTCACGAGTAAGGTCAAATTTTTCACCAATTTCTTCTAATGTCAGAGCACTTTCACCGTTCAAGCCGAAGTAAAGCGTAACCACGTCTGCTTCGCGTGGCGTAAGTGTGGAAAGTGCACGTTGTACTTCGCGGCGCAATGAGTCATCCATCAGCGTAACATCGGGGCGATGCGCATCACCGCCTTCAATTACGTCAAGCAAGGTGTTTTCTTCGTCTTGCTTAAAGGGTGCATCTACCGACACGTGTCTGCCTGAAATTTTGATGGTTTCATTCACTTCGCCAAGAGGCATATCCATTACCTCTGCCAATTCTTCGGGAGAGGGTTCGCGTTCGTATTTCTGCTCTAACTCGGAAAATGTTTTGGCAATTTTGTTAAGTGAGCCTACGCGGTTCAAAGGCAGGCGAACAATGCGCGACTGCTCGGCCAGTGCTTGCAGAATAGACTGACGAATCCACCAAACGGCATAGGAGATAAACTTGAATCCGCGAGTTTCATCAAAGCGCTGAGCGGCCTTAATTAAGCCCAGATTGCCCTCATTAATCAGGTCGCCTAATGACAAGCCTTGATTTTGGTACTGTTTGGCGACCGAAACAACGAATCGCAAATTGGCCTTAGTGAGTCTTTCAAGAGCTTGTGCATCGTTGTCTTTGATGCGTTTGGCAAGTTCTACTTCCTCGTCGGGGTTCAGCAAATCTACTTTGCCGATTTCTTGCAGATACTTGTCCAAAGACTGACTTTCGCGATTAGTAATCTGCTTGCTAATCTTTAGCTGCCTCATGGTTGATGTTTAAGTTGTGTAAAGTAAATCTGTTAGTAGAGTTTTATCGGATAGCATCAAAATTGTAAATTATGCAAACAAAGTGCAAAACTTACCCCATTCTTACGCTTTGTACGATATTCCCGAAATTAAAGTTTCGGTTTCACTTTTCAAATAGTTGTAAGTAAAAAATTTGTGGGTAGGTAATAAGCACAAAAAAGCCTTGCCGTTTTACTAATGCGGCAAGGCTTTTATTAAGAACCGTTCAAAATTATTGCTTATCGCGAGCGCTTGTTGTCGGGTTTGCGGTTTTTATCGCCGCCTCTGCGCTCGCCGCTGCCGTTGGCATATCCTTCGGGTTTGGGCAGCAATACTTTACGCGACAGGCGATATTTGCCCGTTTTCTTGTCAATTTCGGTAAGCTGAACCTGTATTTCTTCACCGATTTCCAGCACGCCGTCCATTGATTCCAAACGTTCCCACTTAATTTCGGAAATATGCAGCAGGCCGTCTTTGCCTTTCATGAACTCAACGAAAGCACCGAAAGGCTGGATGGAGCGTACTATGCCTGTGTAAACTTCTCCGACTTCGGGCGTTGCCACTATTGCTTTTACTTCGCGCAGCGCGATGTCAAGCGAATCTTTATTGGCCGAGAAGATGGTTACAACGCCTTCATTGCCAACTTCTTCTATGTTGATGGTCGCACCGGAAGTACGTTGCATTTCCTGAATAATTTTGCCGCCCGGGCCGATAACCGCGCCAATCATATCTCCCGGAATGCGAAGCGTTACACAACGCGGTGCATGTGGTTTGAGGTCTTCGCGTGGTTGGCTGATGGCTTTTGCCATTTCTCCCAGAATGTGCAAGCGGCCTTTGCGTGCTTGTTCAAGCGCTTCGGCGAGGACTTCATACGACAGCCCGTCCACTTTGATATCCATCTGGCAAGCCGTGATGCCCTTAGCCGTGCCGGTTACTTTGAAGTCCATATCGCCCAAATGGTCTTCGTCGCCGAGGATATCGGAAAGGATGGCATATTTTCCGGTTTTACTGTCCGAAATCATACCCATGGCAATGCCTGAAACAGGCGCTTTGATTTTGATACCGGCATCCATAAGTGCAAGCGAACCTGCGCATACGGTTGCCATAGATGAAGAGCCGTTTGATTCCAGAATATCGGAAACTACG
Protein-coding sequences here:
- the mntA gene encoding type VII toxin-antitoxin system MntA family adenylyltransferase antitoxin — its product is MTFANEPFFIPAFRSYFKDKPVKEVYLFGSYARGEADENSDIDLLVRLDYSQIRTGLEFFSMWDELEKMTGKKVDFVSVNALSPYVREFVNRDKILIYEKRKARRLHKAAAYPRRNRRGTKIHQRLYLSILHRRRKDIFGNRHLRLQKILSKSSTK
- a CDS encoding DegT/DnrJ/EryC1/StrS family aminotransferase, which codes for MPGSELIGAEERKEINDVLETGILFRYNHDEQRKGHWKAKTFEQELAKFTGAEHALMCSSGTTAVALCMAACGLGMGDEVLVPPFTYIATIEGVLLGGAIPKFVDIDETLCLSPAAIRAAITPKTKAVVLVHMCGAMAQIDEIVQICNEHNLILIEDTAQALGASFKGKMLGTFGKVGAYSFDFFKIITAGEGGAIVTNDKQMYLNADMFSDHGHDHIGNNRGMEGHPVLGTNFRTSELHAAVALAQLRKIDYILAQQRKHKKRLKETLAQFPEITFRYLPDPEGDSATFLSFFLPDEETARRVVKAFAENGIGGIQYWYDNHFHYIRNWEHLRGMKTLFTIPAQTMECPQDYATVQFPATDAIMQRLISMVVRITWTEEELNALCNKLTEVLSGVLTKQAA
- a CDS encoding tRNA-binding protein, coding for MITWEDFEKIDLRVGTIIAADDFPKARKPAYKLQIDFGELGIRKSSAQITKRYTKEELIGRQVVAVVNFPPKQVADFMSECLVLGVVDGSGDVILLRPDAPAANGQKIA
- the dut gene encoding dUTP diphosphatase; its protein translation is MEVKIINRSGHPLPHYQTELSAGMDICAHLEQPVVLAPLQRALIPTGLFMELPAGFEAQIRPRSGLALKHGISIVNSPGTIDADYRGEIKVLLINLGQEDFVVENGARIAQMVISRHERIIWQPVESLSDTERGAGGYGSTGV
- a CDS encoding alpha/beta hydrolase, whose protein sequence is MTAHDFSFEWQTQDQVMLKGRCWLPEQPKALVCLVHGFAEHIGRYVHVAAYLNAQGYGLMGFDLRGHGQSGGRRGHTPTYEDLLENIREMMALAAEKFEGLPLFLYGHSMGGNLAANYLIRHQPNYLKGAVITSPWLRLTQEPPLPLKILAKVAYLIFPQLMNPANLKLEHLSKDTTVQQAYGADPMILRKISAGMFTVVSKAGLLAIRQADKITLPVLLMHGLDDKITSADATREFAQRMQPELLTAHYWENMRHELHNETEKEQVLALIVKWLDDKMSVSETSV
- a CDS encoding DUF3467 domain-containing protein, which produces MQHEELEGDQPLNIELPEEIADGVYTNLAMIAHSHTEFVIDFISMLPAMPKAKVRSRVITTPEHAKRLLMALKDNIDKYEETFGKIKLAEEPIRFPMNFGGTMGEA
- a CDS encoding sigma-70 family RNA polymerase sigma factor is translated as MRQLKISKQITNRESQSLDKYLQEIGKVDLLNPDEEVELAKRIKDNDAQALERLTKANLRFVVSVAKQYQNQGLSLGDLINEGNLGLIKAAQRFDETRGFKFISYAVWWIRQSILQALAEQSRIVRLPLNRVGSLNKIAKTFSELEQKYEREPSPEELAEVMDMPLGEVNETIKISGRHVSVDAPFKQDEENTLLDVIEGGDAHRPDVTLMDDSLRREVQRALSTLTPREADVVTLYFGLNGESALTLEEIGEKFDLTRERVRQIKEKAIRRLRHTSRSKALKTYLG